A single genomic interval of Streptomyces sp. BA2 harbors:
- the sepX gene encoding divisome protein SepX/GlpR, with translation MSSSGLIYAVIVGAWAAYLVPMWLRRQDELNEARPTERFSTAIRLLSGRAGMERRYAKDLQARSPEEEESRDPDNATGSVDVRAFVAPPHRQGGQDERPEPQGKAQVKPQAQHPPARPQAPQPPARSQAQPAAKPPAKPSVKAQVNPPVPGPAQTPTPAPTPAPTPAPSAARSQQSHARRAASAEAAARARRTKVLARRRRTTVMLFVAFTVGTVVAAVGGLAFLWAPAAPAALLSAYIVYLRGQERRRFTYTMDRRRAEVAAQRLRERQPRRRAPGGADAVADDAEEGPGPETETGLSALAADRRALVEQTDHAEWVDQQRERQRRPGHGDSWDPVPVPLPTYVTAPVAPRATGDVDLGAPDAWSSARSSSVGSTADEARGETDGSEYTDYADYAEGTEGAEGADGVDGGGGRSDARRAASARRARERGRTPLFDQYEDGERPRAANE, from the coding sequence GTGAGCAGCAGCGGCCTCATCTACGCAGTCATCGTCGGGGCCTGGGCCGCCTACTTGGTGCCGATGTGGCTCCGTAGGCAGGACGAGCTCAATGAAGCCCGTCCGACGGAACGCTTCAGCACCGCCATCCGGCTCCTGTCCGGACGTGCGGGGATGGAGCGCCGGTACGCCAAGGACCTGCAAGCGCGCTCGCCTGAAGAGGAGGAGTCGCGCGACCCGGACAACGCCACCGGCTCGGTGGACGTCCGGGCCTTCGTCGCGCCCCCGCATCGACAGGGCGGCCAGGACGAGCGGCCCGAGCCGCAGGGCAAGGCGCAGGTCAAACCCCAGGCGCAGCACCCCCCGGCGAGGCCGCAGGCGCCGCAGCCTCCGGCACGGTCCCAGGCGCAGCCCGCGGCGAAGCCCCCGGCCAAGCCCTCCGTCAAGGCCCAGGTGAACCCCCCGGTCCCGGGCCCGGCGCAGACCCCGACCCCGGCCCCGACCCCGGCGCCGACCCCGGCGCCGTCCGCGGCGCGGTCCCAGCAGTCGCACGCCCGGCGGGCCGCATCGGCGGAAGCCGCCGCGCGCGCCCGGCGCACGAAGGTGCTCGCGCGCCGACGGCGTACGACGGTGATGCTGTTCGTCGCCTTCACGGTCGGCACGGTCGTCGCCGCCGTCGGAGGGCTCGCGTTCCTCTGGGCGCCCGCGGCGCCGGCCGCGCTCCTGAGCGCGTACATCGTGTATCTGCGCGGCCAGGAGCGGCGCCGCTTCACCTACACCATGGACCGGCGCAGGGCCGAGGTCGCCGCGCAGCGGCTGCGGGAACGTCAGCCGCGCAGGCGCGCGCCGGGCGGCGCGGACGCGGTCGCCGACGACGCGGAGGAAGGACCGGGCCCCGAGACGGAGACCGGGCTCTCCGCACTCGCCGCCGACCGCCGCGCCCTGGTTGAGCAGACCGACCACGCGGAGTGGGTGGACCAGCAGCGTGAGCGGCAGCGCCGCCCCGGGCACGGCGACAGCTGGGACCCGGTGCCGGTGCCCCTGCCGACGTACGTGACCGCGCCGGTCGCCCCGCGGGCCACCGGTGACGTCGACTTGGGCGCACCCGACGCCTGGAGCTCGGCGCGGTCGAGCTCCGTCGGGTCCACCGCCGACGAGGCGCGGGGCGAGACGGACGGCAGCGAGTACACCGACTACGCCGACTACGCCGAGGGCACGGAAGGTGCCGAGGGCGCCGATGGTGTGGACGGAGGCGGTGGCCGCAGTGACGCACGGCGGGCCGCTTCCGCGCGCCGGGCGCGCGAACGCGGACGTACGCCCCTCTTCGATCAGTACGAGGACGGGGAGCGGCCGCGGGCCGCCAACGAGTGA
- a CDS encoding GNAT family N-acetyltransferase gives MNSPSWPVELTDGDVALRPIKMRDQRPWREVNRRNRDWLRPWEATIPPPTPSGPIVHRPTYRQMVRHLRAEAHAGRMLPFVIEYQGRLVGQLTVAGITWGSMCSGHVGYWVDQSVAGRGVMPTAVALAVDHCFRSVGLHRIEVCIRPENGPSRRVVEKLGFREEGLRPRYLHIDGAWRDHLVFALTAEEVPEGLLRRWHQARPRNTA, from the coding sequence CTGAACAGCCCTTCCTGGCCCGTCGAGCTGACGGACGGCGACGTCGCCCTCCGTCCGATAAAGATGCGCGACCAGCGGCCCTGGCGTGAGGTCAACCGGCGCAACCGGGACTGGCTGCGCCCCTGGGAGGCGACCATCCCGCCGCCCACGCCCAGCGGCCCGATCGTGCACCGCCCGACGTACCGTCAGATGGTCCGGCATCTGCGCGCCGAGGCGCACGCCGGGCGCATGCTGCCCTTCGTGATCGAGTACCAGGGGCGGCTCGTGGGGCAGTTGACGGTCGCCGGGATCACCTGGGGATCGATGTGCTCGGGCCATGTCGGCTACTGGGTCGACCAGTCGGTCGCGGGCCGCGGCGTGATGCCGACCGCCGTCGCCCTCGCGGTCGACCATTGCTTCCGGTCGGTCGGGCTGCACCGTATCGAGGTCTGTATTCGCCCCGAGAACGGGCCAAGCCGCAGGGTCGTGGAGAAACTCGGATTCCGCGAGGAGGGGCTTCGTCCACGCTATCTCCACATCGACGGCGCCTGGCGTGACCATCTTGTCTTCGCGCTCACCGCGGAAGAGGTACCGGAAGGGTTGCTGCGGCGCTGGCACCAGGCACGACCTCGGAACACCGCGTAA
- a CDS encoding MogA/MoaB family molybdenum cofactor biosynthesis protein translates to MTAYRALVVTASNRAAAGVYADRGGPIIADALAALGFEVEGPQVVPDGDPVEQALRAGADAGFDVILTTGGTGISPTDRTPEATRAVIDHEVPGIPEAIRAYGREKIPTAVLSRGLAGVAGRTLIVNLPGSTGGVRDGIAVLEPLLAHAVEQLRGGDHPRPPGGAS, encoded by the coding sequence ATGACCGCCTACCGTGCACTCGTCGTCACGGCCTCCAACCGCGCCGCCGCCGGGGTCTACGCCGACCGGGGCGGGCCGATCATCGCCGATGCCCTTGCCGCGCTCGGCTTCGAGGTCGAAGGCCCTCAGGTCGTCCCCGACGGCGACCCCGTCGAGCAGGCCCTGCGCGCCGGAGCCGACGCCGGATTCGACGTGATCCTCACCACAGGCGGCACCGGCATCTCGCCCACCGACCGCACCCCCGAGGCCACCCGCGCCGTCATCGACCACGAGGTGCCGGGCATCCCGGAGGCGATTCGCGCGTATGGCAGGGAGAAGATCCCCACGGCCGTGCTGTCCCGCGGTCTCGCCGGAGTCGCCGGGCGCACGCTCATCGTGAACCTGCCGGGCTCCACCGGCGGAGTACGGGACGGCATCGCCGTCCTTGAGCCCCTCCTTGCGCACGCCGTCGAGCAGCTCCGGGGTGGCGACCACCCAAGACCCCCAGGTGGTGCGAGCTGA
- the moaC gene encoding cyclic pyranopterin monophosphate synthase MoaC: MSSQQRLTHIDEAGAARMVDVSAKDVTARTARASGRVLVSPRVIELLRGEGVPKGDALATARIAGIMGAKRTPDLIPLCHPLAVSGVKLDLSVADDAVEILATVKTTDRTGVEMEALTAVTVAALTVIDMVKAVDKGAVITDVRVEEKTGGKSGDWSREGAGA; this comes from the coding sequence ATGAGTAGCCAGCAGCGACTGACGCACATCGATGAGGCGGGCGCCGCCCGCATGGTCGACGTATCCGCGAAGGACGTGACGGCGCGCACCGCCCGCGCCAGTGGCCGCGTCCTGGTCTCGCCCCGCGTGATCGAGCTGTTGCGCGGGGAGGGCGTCCCCAAGGGCGACGCCCTGGCCACCGCGCGGATCGCGGGCATCATGGGCGCCAAGCGCACGCCCGACCTGATCCCGCTCTGCCATCCGCTGGCCGTCTCCGGAGTGAAACTCGACCTCTCCGTGGCGGACGACGCCGTCGAGATCCTCGCCACGGTGAAGACGACGGACCGTACGGGCGTCGAGATGGAGGCGCTCACCGCGGTGACCGTCGCCGCCCTCACGGTGATCGACATGGTCAAGGCCGTCGACAAGGGCGCGGTCATCACGGACGTACGCGTCGAGGAGAAGACCGGCGGCAAGTCCGGGGACTGGAGCCGCGAAGGAGCCGGAGCATGA
- the glp gene encoding molybdotransferase-like divisome protein Glp: MSSSATTEATGQEHVWSVSEHLDDILGSVRPLEPIELQLLDAQGCVLVEDVTVPVSLPPFDNSSMDGYAVRVADITGASEEFPAVLTVIGDVAAGQGEQPTVGAGQAARIMTGAPLPPGAEAVVPVEWTDGGLGEGPVSGMRAHSAAPEGAFGEVRVHRPAEARAHVRARGSDVRAGDRALTAGTVLGAPQIALLAAIGRGTVTVRPRPRVVVMSTGSELIQPGEELAKGQIYDSNSFALTAAARDAGAIAYRVGAVADDAETLRSTIEDQLIRADLIVTTGGVSVGAYDVVKEALESVGSAEDGVEDGSGIEFRKLAMQPGKPQGFGSIGPDHTPLLALPGNPVSSYVSFEIFVRPAVRALMGLPDVHRPTARAELTADKALTSPAGKRQFLRGQYDADTGSVRPVGGAGSHLVAALAHANALIVVPEDTASVEPGTDVEVVLLG, from the coding sequence TTGAGCAGCAGCGCGACGACCGAAGCCACCGGCCAGGAACACGTCTGGTCGGTGAGCGAGCACCTGGACGACATCCTCGGATCCGTCCGCCCCCTGGAGCCCATCGAGCTCCAACTCCTCGACGCCCAGGGCTGCGTCCTCGTCGAGGACGTCACGGTGCCCGTCTCGCTGCCGCCCTTCGACAACAGCTCCATGGACGGTTACGCGGTCCGGGTCGCCGACATCACGGGCGCGAGCGAGGAGTTCCCCGCCGTCCTGACAGTCATCGGTGACGTGGCCGCGGGCCAGGGCGAGCAGCCCACCGTCGGCGCCGGCCAGGCCGCCCGCATCATGACCGGCGCCCCGCTGCCGCCCGGCGCCGAGGCCGTCGTCCCCGTGGAATGGACCGACGGAGGCCTCGGCGAAGGCCCCGTCTCCGGGATGCGCGCGCACAGCGCCGCCCCCGAAGGAGCCTTCGGTGAGGTCCGCGTGCACCGCCCCGCCGAAGCACGCGCGCACGTGCGGGCGCGTGGCAGCGACGTCCGGGCCGGCGACCGCGCGCTGACCGCGGGCACGGTCCTCGGCGCCCCGCAGATCGCCCTGCTCGCCGCGATCGGCCGCGGCACGGTCACGGTGCGCCCACGCCCCCGCGTGGTCGTCATGTCCACCGGCAGCGAACTGATCCAGCCCGGCGAGGAGTTGGCCAAGGGCCAGATCTACGACTCCAACAGCTTCGCCCTGACCGCCGCGGCCCGGGACGCCGGAGCGATCGCCTACCGCGTGGGCGCGGTCGCCGACGACGCCGAGACACTGCGCTCCACCATCGAGGACCAGCTGATCCGCGCCGACCTCATCGTCACCACGGGCGGCGTCAGCGTCGGCGCGTACGACGTCGTGAAGGAAGCCCTCGAATCCGTGGGATCCGCCGAGGACGGGGTCGAGGACGGCAGCGGCATCGAGTTCCGCAAGCTCGCCATGCAGCCGGGCAAGCCGCAGGGCTTCGGCTCCATCGGCCCCGACCACACCCCGCTGCTCGCACTGCCGGGCAATCCGGTGTCGTCGTACGTCTCCTTCGAGATCTTCGTGCGGCCCGCGGTGCGTGCCCTGATGGGCCTCCCGGATGTCCACCGGCCCACGGCGCGCGCGGAGCTCACCGCCGACAAGGCGCTGACCTCACCCGCGGGGAAGCGGCAGTTCCTGCGCGGGCAGTACGACGCCGACACCGGCAGCGTGCGCCCCGTCGGCGGCGCGGGCTCCCACCTCGTCGCGGCCCTCGCGCACGCGAACGCGCTGATCGTCGTCCCGGAGGACACCGCATCGGTGGAGCCGGGCACCGACGTCGAAGTGGTCCTGCTCGGCTGA
- the galU gene encoding UTP--glucose-1-phosphate uridylyltransferase GalU, whose protein sequence is MTESHPPRISKAVIPAAGLGTRFLPATKATPKEMLPVVDKPAIQYVVEEAASAGLDDVLMITGRNKRPLEDHFDRNYELESALLKKGDEARLAKVQESSDLATMHYVRQGDPKGLGHAVLCAAPHVGNEPFAVLLGDDLIDPRDPLLARMVEVQERHGGSVIALMEVSPEQIHLYGCAAVDATDEGDVVKVTGLVEKPDAADAPSNYAIIGRYVLDPHVFDILRKTEPGRGGEIQLTDALQQLAVDEKVGGPVHGVVFKGRRYDTGDRGDYLRAIVRLACEREDLGPDFQAWLRSYVSEEM, encoded by the coding sequence ATGACTGAGTCTCACCCCCCAAGGATCAGCAAGGCTGTCATTCCCGCAGCTGGCCTCGGCACCCGGTTCCTGCCGGCCACCAAGGCCACTCCCAAGGAGATGCTGCCGGTCGTCGACAAGCCGGCGATCCAGTACGTGGTCGAGGAGGCCGCTTCCGCCGGCCTCGACGACGTCCTCATGATCACGGGCCGCAACAAGCGCCCCCTGGAGGACCACTTCGACCGCAACTACGAGCTGGAGTCAGCCCTTCTGAAGAAGGGCGACGAGGCGAGACTGGCGAAGGTCCAGGAGTCCAGTGACCTCGCGACCATGCACTACGTCCGCCAGGGCGATCCCAAGGGACTCGGTCACGCCGTCCTGTGCGCAGCCCCCCACGTCGGCAACGAACCCTTCGCGGTACTCCTCGGCGACGACCTGATCGACCCGCGTGACCCCCTCCTCGCCCGCATGGTCGAGGTCCAGGAGCGGCACGGCGGCAGCGTCATCGCCCTCATGGAGGTCTCCCCGGAGCAGATCCACCTCTACGGCTGCGCGGCCGTGGACGCCACGGACGAGGGCGACGTCGTCAAGGTGACCGGCCTGGTCGAGAAGCCCGACGCGGCGGACGCCCCCAGCAACTACGCCATCATCGGCCGCTATGTCCTTGACCCCCATGTCTTCGACATACTGCGCAAGACCGAGCCGGGCCGCGGCGGCGAGATCCAGCTCACCGACGCACTCCAGCAGCTCGCCGTGGACGAGAAGGTCGGCGGCCCTGTGCACGGCGTCGTCTTCAAGGGCCGCCGCTATGACACCGGCGACCGGGGCGACTATCTGCGTGCCATTGTCAGACTCGCGTGCGAACGTGAAGACCTGGGCCCGGACTTCCAGGCCTGGCTTCGCAGTTACGTGTCCGAGGAGATGTAG
- a CDS encoding 5-formyltetrahydrofolate cyclo-ligase, with amino-acid sequence MQETGSDQPPDQPTKRTLRGEFLAVRSRLTRDDAQKAAAVLADRALELPELAGARTVAAYVSVGSEPGTHALLDVLRARGTRVLLPVLLEDNDLDWAAYEGEGSLAHVQHPGKIQLLEPSGARLGPDAVLAADVVLLPGLAVDARGMRLGRGGGSYDRVLARLGRAGADPALVVLLYDTEVVAHVPREAHDKPVHAVVTPSGVRRFR; translated from the coding sequence ATGCAGGAAACCGGCTCGGACCAGCCGCCCGATCAGCCAACCAAGCGCACGTTGCGCGGAGAATTCCTCGCGGTGAGAAGCCGGTTGACTAGGGATGACGCGCAGAAGGCCGCGGCGGTTCTCGCCGACCGCGCATTGGAGCTTCCGGAGCTCGCCGGGGCGCGCACGGTCGCGGCGTACGTCTCCGTGGGGAGCGAACCGGGGACACACGCCCTCCTTGACGTCCTCCGCGCGCGCGGGACGCGGGTCCTGCTGCCGGTGCTCCTCGAGGACAACGACCTGGACTGGGCGGCCTACGAGGGCGAGGGCTCGCTCGCCCACGTCCAACACCCGGGAAAGATCCAGCTCTTGGAGCCCTCGGGGGCGCGGCTCGGGCCCGACGCCGTCCTGGCGGCCGACGTCGTGCTGCTTCCGGGCCTTGCCGTGGACGCGCGCGGGATGCGCCTTGGACGCGGCGGCGGGTCGTACGACAGGGTGCTGGCCCGGCTCGGGAGGGCCGGGGCCGATCCGGCCCTGGTGGTGCTCCTGTACGACACGGAGGTCGTCGCGCACGTCCCCCGGGAAGCGCACGACAAGCCGGTGCACGCCGTCGTCACCCCGTCGGGAGTACGCCGCTTCCGCTGA
- a CDS encoding penicillin acylase family protein produces MPSNTTASSGHKSGKKKGRRARLIVIVLVLAIVAGIGYGAYWSVSTVRASFPQTKGTIKLDGLSGPVDVKRDGNGIPQIYAESDADLFMAQGFVQAQDRFWEMDVRRHMTSGRLSEMFGKGQVKTDEFLRTLGWHRVAQKEYDTKLSPATKKYLQAYSKGVNAYLKDKSGKDISLEYAALGFTNDYEPQEWTPVDSVAWLKAMAWDLRGNMQDEIDRSLMTSRLGPSQIKDLYPEYPYARNKPIVQEGAYNSVTKEYEGKGSANSQSQTGGAAGTGLAGNAQAPDGLQSQMSGLSDILDSVPDAGLGPNGNGIGSNSWVVSGDHTISGKPLLANDPHLSPQLPSVWYQMGLHCRSVSKDCQYDVSGYTFAGMPGVVIGHNKQIAWGMTNLGADVTDLYLEKFEGDGYEYDDKVLPFKSRVETIKVAGGKSKKITVRETGNGPLLSDRDDELVKVGKKATVDSAAPDRGDGYGVSLRWTALQPGKSMDAVFELNKAKDFSDFRKAASSFEVPSQNLIYADTKGHIGYQAPGKIPVRGKGDGALPAPGWDSDYRWTGYIPQAALPYEYDPKRGYIVTANQAVIDDKYPYKLTSDWGYGARSQRITDLIQSKIKNGGKVSTEDMRTMQMDNSSEIAKLLVPKLLKIDVKDSYVREAQKLLEGWDYTQDADSAAAAYFNSVWRNILKLSIGNKLPKELRVKGQCLSVEPAGNTGPADEAEPVRECGQRDSETAQPDGGDRYYEVIRSILDDEDNDWWKSPKTRTDAETKTRDQLFGRAMEDARWDLTAKLGKDVDTWSWGRLHRLTLKNQTLGVEGPGWLQFMLNRGPFKLGGGEAAVNATGWNAAGGYGVQWVPSMRMVVNLDDLDKSKWINLTGASGHAYNAHYTDQTSKWVKGELLPWSFSENAVKKSTNDTLVLRP; encoded by the coding sequence ATGCCCTCGAATACCACCGCCTCTTCCGGTCATAAGTCCGGCAAGAAGAAGGGGCGCCGAGCCCGCCTCATCGTGATCGTCCTGGTCCTGGCCATCGTGGCGGGCATCGGTTACGGGGCGTACTGGAGCGTCAGTACGGTGCGTGCCTCCTTCCCGCAGACCAAGGGGACGATCAAGCTCGACGGCCTCTCCGGCCCCGTCGACGTGAAGCGCGACGGCAACGGCATCCCGCAGATCTACGCCGAGTCCGACGCCGATCTGTTCATGGCCCAGGGCTTCGTCCAGGCACAGGACCGGTTCTGGGAGATGGACGTCCGCCGCCATATGACCTCCGGCCGCCTCTCCGAGATGTTCGGCAAGGGTCAAGTAAAGACCGATGAGTTCCTGCGGACGCTCGGTTGGCACCGCGTGGCGCAGAAGGAGTACGACACCAAGCTCTCGCCCGCGACGAAGAAGTACCTCCAGGCGTACTCCAAGGGAGTCAACGCCTACCTGAAGGACAAGAGCGGCAAGGACATCTCCCTGGAGTACGCCGCTCTCGGCTTCACCAACGACTACGAGCCCCAGGAGTGGACCCCCGTCGACTCCGTGGCGTGGCTCAAGGCCATGGCCTGGGACCTGCGCGGCAACATGCAGGACGAGATCGACCGGTCCCTGATGACCAGCCGCCTCGGCCCGTCCCAGATCAAGGACCTGTACCCGGAGTACCCGTACGCCCGGAACAAGCCCATCGTCCAGGAGGGCGCCTACAACAGCGTCACCAAGGAGTACGAGGGCAAGGGCAGCGCGAACAGCCAGTCGCAGACCGGCGGCGCGGCGGGCACGGGCCTCGCGGGCAACGCCCAGGCCCCCGACGGCCTCCAGTCCCAGATGTCGGGCCTCTCCGACATCCTGGACAGCGTCCCGGACGCGGGCCTCGGCCCGAACGGCAACGGCATCGGATCCAACTCCTGGGTGGTCTCCGGCGACCACACGATCTCCGGGAAACCACTGCTCGCCAATGACCCGCACCTGTCACCACAGCTGCCGTCCGTCTGGTACCAGATGGGCCTGCACTGCCGGTCGGTCTCCAAGGACTGCCAGTACGACGTCTCCGGCTACACCTTCGCCGGCATGCCGGGCGTGGTGATCGGCCACAACAAGCAGATCGCCTGGGGCATGACGAACCTGGGCGCGGACGTCACCGACCTCTACCTCGAGAAGTTCGAGGGCGACGGCTACGAGTACGACGACAAGGTGCTGCCCTTCAAGTCGCGCGTGGAGACCATCAAGGTCGCAGGCGGCAAGTCCAAGAAGATCACCGTGCGGGAGACCGGCAACGGACCCCTGCTGTCCGACCGCGACGACGAACTGGTGAAGGTCGGCAAGAAGGCCACCGTCGACAGCGCGGCCCCCGACCGGGGCGACGGCTACGGAGTCTCGCTGCGCTGGACCGCGCTGCAGCCGGGCAAGTCGATGGACGCCGTCTTCGAGCTGAACAAGGCGAAGGACTTCTCCGACTTCCGCAAGGCGGCCTCTTCTTTTGAAGTGCCCTCGCAGAACCTGATCTACGCGGACACCAAGGGCCACATCGGCTACCAGGCACCGGGCAAGATCCCGGTCCGCGGCAAGGGCGACGGCGCGCTTCCCGCGCCCGGCTGGGACTCCGACTACCGCTGGACCGGCTACATCCCGCAGGCCGCGCTGCCCTACGAGTACGACCCGAAGCGCGGTTACATCGTGACCGCCAACCAGGCCGTCATCGACGACAAGTACCCGTACAAGCTCACGTCGGACTGGGGCTACGGTGCGCGCAGCCAGCGCATCACCGACCTGATCCAGTCGAAGATCAAGAACGGTGGGAAGGTCTCCACCGAGGACATGCGCACGATGCAGATGGACAACAGCAGCGAGATCGCCAAGCTGCTCGTGCCCAAGCTGCTCAAGATCGACGTCAAGGACAGCTACGTCCGTGAGGCGCAGAAGCTCCTCGAGGGCTGGGACTACACCCAGGACGCCGACTCGGCGGCAGCCGCGTACTTCAACTCGGTCTGGCGCAACATCCTCAAGCTCTCCATCGGCAACAAGCTGCCCAAGGAGCTGCGGGTCAAGGGCCAGTGCCTGAGCGTCGAGCCGGCCGGGAACACCGGTCCCGCCGACGAGGCCGAGCCGGTGCGTGAGTGCGGCCAGCGGGACTCGGAAACCGCGCAGCCCGACGGCGGCGACCGCTACTACGAAGTGATCCGGTCGATCCTCGACGACGAGGACAACGACTGGTGGAAGTCGCCGAAGACCCGCACGGACGCCGAGACCAAGACCCGTGACCAGCTGTTCGGGCGGGCCATGGAGGACGCGCGCTGGGACCTGACGGCCAAGCTCGGCAAGGACGTCGACACCTGGAGCTGGGGCCGTCTGCACCGGCTGACCCTGAAGAACCAGACCCTGGGCGTCGAAGGCCCCGGCTGGCTCCAGTTCATGCTCAACCGCGGCCCGTTCAAGCTGGGCGGCGGCGAGGCGGCGGTCAACGCCACCGGCTGGAACGCGGCGGGCGGCTACGGAGTGCAGTGGGTGCCGTCGATGCGCATGGTGGTGAACCTCGACGACCTCGACAAGTCGAAGTGGATCAACCTCACCGGTGCTTCGGGGCACGCCTACAACGCGCACTACACCGACCAGACCAGCAAGTGGGTCAAGGGCGAGCTGCTGCCGTGGTCCTTCTCGGAGAACGCCGTGAAGAAGAGCACGAACGACACCCTGGTGCTGCGGCCCTGA
- a CDS encoding potassium/proton antiporter yields the protein MTVHDLNQLLLICSLVLLVAVAAVRISSRSGLPSLLLYLGIGVAIGQDGIGNVTFNNAELTQVIGYAALVVILAEGGLGTKWKEIKPALPAAAVLSLAGIAVSVGVTAAGAHYLVGLEWRQALIIGAVVSSTDAAAVFSVLRKVPLPPRVTGILEAESGFNDAPVVILVVAFSMAGPVEHWYVLIGEIALELAIGAAIGIAVGWLGAYGLRHVALPASGLYPIAVMAIAVAAYAAGAMAHGSGFLAVYLASMVLGNAKLPHWPATRGFAEGLGWIAQIGMFVLLGLLVTPHDLLDDMWPAIIIGLILTVVARPLGVVISLVPFRLPWQEKALMSWAGLRGAVPIILATIPMVNGVDDSERIFNIVFVLVVVYTLIQGPTLPWLARTLHLGDSSGAADLGIESAPLERLRGHLLSVAIPKGSRMHGVEVGELRMPAGAAVTLIVRNGESFVPQPTTVLQREDELLVVATDPVRDAAEKRLRAVGQGGKLAGWLGTAGQDAEERGNHR from the coding sequence CTGACTGTCCACGACCTCAACCAGCTTCTGCTCATCTGCTCGCTCGTCCTGCTCGTCGCGGTCGCGGCGGTCCGCATCTCGTCGCGCAGTGGGCTCCCCAGCCTGCTCCTCTACCTCGGCATCGGCGTTGCCATCGGCCAGGACGGCATCGGCAACGTCACGTTCAACAATGCCGAGTTGACGCAGGTCATCGGCTACGCGGCGCTCGTCGTGATCCTGGCCGAGGGCGGTCTCGGCACGAAGTGGAAAGAGATCAAACCCGCGCTCCCCGCTGCCGCCGTCCTGTCGCTCGCCGGCATCGCGGTGAGCGTCGGCGTGACGGCTGCCGGTGCCCACTACCTGGTCGGCCTCGAGTGGCGGCAGGCGCTCATCATCGGCGCGGTGGTCTCGTCGACGGACGCGGCGGCGGTCTTCTCCGTGCTGCGGAAGGTGCCGCTGCCGCCGCGCGTGACGGGCATCCTGGAAGCTGAGTCGGGGTTCAACGACGCCCCTGTGGTGATCCTGGTCGTGGCCTTCTCCATGGCGGGCCCGGTGGAGCACTGGTACGTCCTCATCGGCGAGATCGCCCTGGAGCTTGCGATCGGTGCCGCGATCGGCATCGCGGTCGGCTGGCTCGGCGCCTACGGCCTGCGGCACGTGGCGCTGCCCGCTTCGGGTCTCTACCCCATCGCCGTGATGGCCATCGCGGTCGCCGCCTACGCGGCCGGAGCCATGGCGCACGGCAGTGGATTCCTCGCCGTCTACCTCGCCTCGATGGTCCTCGGCAACGCGAAGCTGCCGCACTGGCCCGCCACCCGGGGCTTCGCCGAAGGGCTCGGCTGGATCGCGCAGATCGGCATGTTCGTCCTGCTCGGCCTCCTGGTCACCCCGCACGACCTGCTCGACGACATGTGGCCCGCGATCATCATCGGCTTGATCCTGACCGTGGTGGCCAGACCCCTGGGGGTCGTCATCAGCCTCGTGCCGTTCCGCCTGCCCTGGCAGGAGAAGGCCCTGATGTCCTGGGCCGGACTGCGCGGAGCCGTGCCCATCATCTTGGCCACGATCCCGATGGTGAACGGCGTCGACGACAGCGAGCGGATCTTCAACATCGTCTTCGTCCTGGTCGTCGTCTACACCCTCATCCAGGGTCCTACGCTGCCGTGGCTGGCCAGGACGCTGCACCTGGGCGACTCTTCGGGCGCCGCCGACCTGGGCATCGAGTCGGCCCCGCTGGAGCGTCTGCGCGGCCACCTGCTCTCGGTGGCGATCCCGAAGGGGTCGCGGATGCACGGCGTCGAGGTGGGCGAACTGCGGATGCCCGCGGGGGCGGCGGTCACGCTCATCGTTCGCAATGGCGAATCCTTCGTGCCGCAGCCCACGACCGTCCTGCAGCGCGAGGACGAGCTCCTGGTGGTCGCGACCGACCCGGTGCGCGACGCGGCGGAGAAGCGACTGCGTGCGGTCGGACAGGGCGGAAAGCTGGCTGGATGGCTGGGAACTGCTGGTCAGGACGCGGAAGAGCGAGGCAATCACAGGTGA